The Neovison vison isolate M4711 chromosome 13, ASM_NN_V1, whole genome shotgun sequence genome includes a region encoding these proteins:
- the B2M gene encoding beta-2-microglobulin yields the protein MALLWTLVFVGLLSLSGLHAVQRTPKIQVYSRHPAENGKPNFLNCYVSGFHPPEIEIELLKNGEKMNAEQSDLSFSKDWSFYLLVHTEFTPNGQDEFSCRVKHVTLKNPQVVKWERDN from the exons ATGGCGCTTCTCTGGACGTTGGTCTTCGTCGGGCTGCTCTCTCTGTCCGGCCTGCACGCCGTCCAAC GTACTCCAAAAATTCAGGTTTACTCACGGCACCCCGCAGAGAATGGAAAGCCAAATTTCCTGAACTGCTATGTGTCAGGATTCCACCCACCAGAAATCGAAATCGAACTGCTGAAGAATGGAGAGAAGATGAATGCAGAACAGTCTGACCTGTCTTTCAGCAAGGACTGGAGTTTCTATCTTCTGGTCCACACTGAATTCACTCCCAATGGACAGGATGAATTTAGCTGCCGTGTGAAGCATGTTACTCTCAAAAATCCCCAGGTCGTTAAATGGG AGCGAGACAACTAA